One stretch of Lacimicrobium alkaliphilum DNA includes these proteins:
- a CDS encoding dehydrogenase E1 component subunit alpha/beta — translation MLDRNSIVRQNLIRLIEQNALPRPALPMTTVDAGLNHGQLVDLFETQVMSRHLDLESRRMQKQGQSFYTIGSAGHEGNAACAAALRPDDMAFLHYRSGAFAIQRAKQYPGSTPLFDMLLSFAASAEDPISGGRHKVLGSKKMFIPPQTSTIASHLPKAMGTAHSIALSRKLGTESVIPKDGIVYCSFGDASANHSTALGAINAACWAAYQSVPMPMLFVCEDNGIGISTPTPQGWIHANFANRAALEYRYCDGLNLLDTFNTVSQAANWVRKHRKPLFLHMRTVRLLGHAGSDSEFAYRNLHAIESTEAQDPLLHSAAILMEQGVLSGDEIIALYNEVEQRVQRISKEAASRPRLVNKEQVLASVIPPKRQLPALNPVAEDKRAALFAHEKHNLGKPQHLAKLINWALMDLMAQHQEIVLCGEDVGKKGGVYNVTAKLCEKFGVPRVINTLLDEQSILGMAIGMAHNGLLPIPEIQFLAYVHNAEDQIRGEAATLSFFSNGQYTNPMVIRIAGLAYQKGFGGHFHNDNSFTLFRDIPGLILACPSNGADAVAMLRECVRLAKEEQRLVVFLEPIALYMKKDLHEEGDNLWSFEYLPPAQNQPIALGEPGRYGDGKDLCIISYGNGYYLSRQAERILQQKGIHCTVLDLRWLVPLNEKAIVEHALGFDKVLIVDECRKSGSVSEALVTLLHEADQASQQQRMITRLCAEDSFIPLGNASYQVLPGTEQIVELAQSMVQHNSKKNNNIRGVG, via the coding sequence ATGTTGGATCGCAATAGTATCGTCAGACAGAATCTGATCCGTCTGATTGAGCAAAATGCACTGCCCAGACCGGCGCTGCCGATGACCACGGTTGACGCCGGCCTCAATCACGGCCAGTTGGTGGATTTATTTGAAACCCAGGTAATGAGCCGGCATCTGGATCTTGAATCCCGGCGCATGCAAAAGCAGGGGCAGAGCTTTTATACTATCGGCAGTGCCGGCCATGAGGGCAATGCCGCCTGTGCCGCCGCCCTGCGTCCTGACGATATGGCCTTTTTGCATTATCGTAGCGGTGCCTTTGCCATTCAGCGCGCCAAACAATACCCGGGCAGTACCCCCCTTTTTGATATGTTGCTGTCTTTTGCAGCCTCGGCTGAGGATCCCATCTCCGGCGGTCGCCACAAGGTGCTCGGCAGCAAGAAGATGTTTATTCCACCGCAAACCAGCACTATTGCCTCTCATCTGCCTAAGGCCATGGGTACGGCCCACAGTATTGCCCTGAGCAGAAAGCTCGGCACCGAATCGGTGATACCCAAAGACGGCATTGTGTACTGCAGTTTCGGCGATGCATCGGCCAACCATTCCACTGCGCTGGGTGCCATTAATGCAGCCTGCTGGGCGGCCTATCAGTCGGTGCCCATGCCCATGCTGTTTGTCTGTGAAGATAATGGCATCGGTATTTCCACCCCTACCCCGCAGGGCTGGATCCACGCTAATTTTGCCAATCGCGCCGCACTGGAATACCGCTATTGTGATGGCCTGAATCTGCTGGATACCTTTAACACTGTCAGCCAGGCAGCGAACTGGGTGCGTAAACACCGCAAGCCGCTGTTTTTACATATGCGTACGGTGCGACTGCTCGGCCATGCCGGCTCCGACTCTGAATTTGCCTACCGCAACCTGCATGCTATCGAGAGCACCGAAGCACAGGATCCGCTGTTGCACAGTGCCGCCATACTCATGGAGCAGGGTGTTCTCAGTGGCGATGAGATTATCGCCCTGTATAACGAGGTGGAACAGCGGGTACAACGTATCAGTAAAGAAGCGGCCAGCCGTCCAAGACTGGTTAACAAGGAGCAGGTGCTTGCCTCTGTGATCCCGCCCAAACGTCAGCTTCCGGCACTTAATCCGGTAGCAGAAGATAAACGCGCAGCCCTGTTTGCCCATGAAAAACACAATCTTGGCAAGCCTCAGCATCTGGCCAAGCTGATCAACTGGGCACTGATGGATCTGATGGCTCAGCATCAGGAAATCGTCCTCTGCGGTGAAGATGTAGGAAAAAAAGGCGGCGTCTACAATGTTACCGCCAAACTGTGCGAGAAATTCGGTGTGCCCAGAGTCATCAATACCCTGCTCGACGAACAATCGATACTGGGGATGGCCATCGGTATGGCCCATAACGGCCTGTTGCCGATCCCCGAGATCCAGTTCCTGGCCTACGTGCATAACGCCGAAGATCAGATTCGCGGCGAAGCGGCTACCCTGTCGTTTTTCTCCAACGGTCAGTATACCAACCCCATGGTGATCCGTATCGCAGGGCTGGCCTACCAGAAAGGCTTTGGCGGTCATTTTCACAATGACAATTCCTTTACCCTGTTCCGTGATATTCCCGGACTGATCCTGGCCTGCCCCTCTAATGGCGCCGACGCCGTAGCCATGCTGCGCGAATGTGTGCGCCTGGCTAAAGAAGAGCAGCGCCTGGTGGTGTTCCTCGAGCCCATCGCCCTGTATATGAAAAAAGATCTGCACGAGGAAGGCGACAACCTCTGGTCTTTTGAGTATCTGCCACCGGCACAGAACCAACCCATCGCCCTCGGCGAGCCGGGCCGCTACGGCGACGGCAAGGACCTGTGCATTATCAGCTATGGCAATGGCTATTATCTCAGCCGTCAGGCCGAGAGAATCCTGCAACAGAAGGGTATTCACTGCACAGTGCTTGATTTGCGCTGGCTGGTGCCACTGAATGAAAAGGCCATTGTTGAACATGCTCTGGGCTTCGATAAGGTGCTGATTGTGGATGAGTGCCGCAAGAGCGGTTCGGTCAGCGAAGCGCTGGTGACCTTGTTGCATGAAGCGGATCAGGCCAGTCAGCAACAACGAATGATCACAAGATTATGCGCCGAAGACAGCTTTATTCCGCTGGGCAATGCCAGTTATCAGGTGCTGCCCGGTACAGAGCAGATAGTGGAACTGGCTCAGAGCATGGTTCAGCACAACAGTAAGAAAAATAACAACATACGTGGGGTAGGCTGA
- a CDS encoding DUF1028 domain-containing protein, with translation MMFTSMRIQSASILFVLAALFSFPVYATWSIIGVDRGTGEIGIAGASCTFDVSGVASLVPKKGAIVVQAASNYFARMEGVKKMQEGGSAGEILAAMQIDKFNPERQQYGVILLRHEDQPLVYSGKDIKPWSGSKTGDDVAILGNILVDKEVINQAYAAYEKGRKETFTHRLMDALKAGEESGGDNRCDKQAARSAFISVYDPETDAITKLSVYGTEQGGKPAVTLLKRQFDRLYQN, from the coding sequence ATGATGTTCACCAGCATGAGAATACAATCTGCTTCAATTCTGTTCGTGCTTGCAGCACTTTTTAGTTTTCCGGTTTATGCCACCTGGTCGATTATAGGCGTTGATCGGGGCACCGGTGAAATTGGCATTGCTGGTGCGTCCTGTACCTTTGACGTATCAGGCGTTGCTTCATTGGTTCCCAAAAAGGGGGCCATTGTGGTGCAGGCGGCGAGCAACTACTTTGCGCGCATGGAAGGTGTAAAGAAAATGCAGGAAGGCGGTTCTGCCGGGGAAATTCTTGCAGCCATGCAAATCGATAAGTTTAATCCCGAACGCCAGCAATACGGCGTGATCCTGCTTCGGCATGAAGACCAACCCCTGGTGTATTCCGGTAAAGATATTAAGCCGTGGAGTGGTTCAAAAACCGGCGATGATGTGGCGATCCTGGGCAATATCTTGGTCGATAAAGAGGTCATTAATCAGGCTTACGCCGCCTACGAAAAGGGGCGCAAAGAAACCTTTACCCATCGGCTGATGGATGCGCTTAAAGCCGGAGAAGAAAGTGGCGGAGATAACCGTTGTGACAAACAAGCTGCACGCTCCGCCTTTATCTCTGTTTACGATCCTGAAACAGACGCCATAACCAAGTTGTCTGTTTATGGCACTGAGCAAGGCGGCAAACCCGCCGTTACGCTGTTAAAAAGACAGTTCGACAGGCTCTATCAAAACTAA
- a CDS encoding YciI family protein encodes MRVIVLVKATESSEAGEMPSPELMQAMNEFNQELLKAGILEAGEGLKPSNEGKRVRFSRNHREVIDGPFGQTEELVAGFWVWQVSSMQEALEWVKRCPNPMPQESDIEIRPLFEMEDFAEADPDGEMAREEQAMRNRLSAKRSQLTPYLFLNGTSEAALNFYQQALGAEIISMMRFSESPEPMPEGAVPEGYDNKIMHAEFRIGDNTLFASDGCGPDESSSGFRLNLTVSSQTEAERMFAALSEGGRVDMPLGPTFWAPCFGMVTDQFNLGWMLMVAPAEEEQN; translated from the coding sequence ATGAGAGTCATAGTATTGGTAAAGGCCACTGAGAGCTCGGAAGCAGGAGAGATGCCATCTCCTGAACTGATGCAGGCCATGAATGAGTTTAATCAGGAACTGTTAAAGGCCGGAATTCTGGAAGCCGGAGAAGGGCTTAAACCCAGTAATGAAGGTAAGCGGGTACGTTTTTCACGTAATCATCGTGAAGTTATCGACGGTCCGTTTGGGCAGACAGAGGAACTGGTGGCAGGGTTCTGGGTCTGGCAGGTGTCGTCTATGCAAGAAGCGCTGGAGTGGGTGAAGCGTTGCCCTAATCCCATGCCACAGGAGTCGGATATTGAGATCCGGCCACTGTTTGAAATGGAGGATTTTGCCGAAGCCGATCCTGACGGTGAAATGGCCAGAGAGGAGCAGGCTATGCGTAACCGGCTCAGTGCTAAACGGTCGCAACTGACTCCCTATTTGTTTTTAAATGGTACCAGTGAAGCGGCGCTGAATTTCTATCAGCAGGCATTGGGTGCCGAGATAATCAGTATGATGCGTTTCAGCGAAAGCCCGGAACCTATGCCTGAAGGTGCCGTGCCTGAGGGATACGATAACAAGATTATGCATGCTGAATTCAGGATAGGTGACAACACTCTTTTTGCTTCTGACGGTTGCGGGCCTGATGAGTCAAGCAGTGGCTTCAGGCTGAATCTGACCGTCAGCTCGCAGACGGAGGCCGAGCGCATGTTTGCCGCACTCTCAGAAGGTGGCAGGGTGGATATGCCACTGGGACCCACTTTCTGGGCACCTTGCTTTGGTATGGTCACCGATCAGTTTAACTTGGGCTGGATGCTGATGGTGGCTCCTGCCGAAGAAGAGCAAAACTAA
- a CDS encoding FxsA family protein: protein MGKLFFLFAVMPIIEIALLIEVGDRIGGWPTIGLVILTAAVGAALVRMQGVATLFQARRKLDMGQIPGQEMVEGLMLAIAGVLLVTPGFVTDAFGLLLVAPFSRPLIARWLLSKMQVQVVQAQQQQYYGRPDQNSDGSTIEGEYEVKSAEQKERNKLPRD from the coding sequence ATGGGAAAACTGTTTTTTCTGTTCGCTGTAATGCCCATTATCGAAATCGCCCTGTTGATTGAAGTGGGCGATCGGATCGGCGGCTGGCCCACTATTGGCCTGGTAATACTCACCGCCGCCGTGGGCGCCGCATTAGTGCGCATGCAGGGCGTTGCCACCTTATTTCAGGCCAGACGTAAGCTGGATATGGGACAAATTCCCGGGCAGGAAATGGTCGAAGGCCTGATGCTGGCCATCGCCGGTGTGCTGTTGGTAACGCCGGGTTTTGTTACCGATGCCTTTGGTCTGTTGCTGGTCGCGCCCTTCTCACGGCCGCTGATCGCCCGCTGGTTACTCAGCAAAATGCAGGTTCAGGTGGTACAGGCCCAGCAACAGCAATACTATGGTCGCCCGGATCAGAACAGTGACGGCAGCACCATTGAAGGGGAGTACGAGGTCAAATCGGCAGAGCAAAAAGAGCGGAACAAGCTGCCCAGGGACTAG
- a CDS encoding alpha/beta fold hydrolase — protein sequence MFKHLLLPFVTLLLSGFVNAMPAAQEGEFIIKNFSFETGGELDLRQHYRTLGEIKRDSKGQVTNAVLVMHGTTGSGAGFMRDRYAGVLFEKGGLLDAEKYFIILPDAIGHGQSSKPSDGLGGAFPTYTYDDMVRAQHQLLTEHLNVDHLRLVTGTSMGGMFSWVWGYTYPDYMDALMPLASLPVEIAGRNRMLRKMIIDAVKNDPEWKQGSYTTQPPGLREAMYPLIMMVSSPLNYQLQAPTREQSETMLDSMVERYAGAMDANDLIWAFDASRFYNPKPHLEDIKAPLLAINSADDQVNPPELGILEQQIKRVKQGAAVTLPITELTRGHGTHSIPSIWGPYLARFLAATGEQASPDFSLLISPQAPLWSQAVPAEFTARFETTEGAFDIAVHKEWAPLGADRFYHLVKNGFYDGVSINRVVEGFIAQFGLSPSPQVTDAWADQAISDDPVVESNLRGRVAFAMTGPDTRNTQVYISLNDNSRLDKDGFAVFGEVTEGMEVVDRLYSLYGETAGGGMRGGKQGPIKEQGNAYLDKHYPLLDFIVDAYISNE from the coding sequence ATGTTTAAACATTTGCTCCTGCCTTTTGTAACGCTGCTCCTGTCCGGTTTCGTCAATGCCATGCCTGCGGCGCAAGAGGGCGAGTTCATCATAAAGAACTTTTCATTTGAAACCGGAGGCGAGCTGGATCTCAGGCAGCATTACCGTACCCTGGGTGAAATAAAACGGGACAGCAAGGGGCAGGTCACCAATGCTGTACTGGTGATGCATGGCACCACCGGCAGCGGAGCCGGGTTTATGCGTGACCGTTATGCCGGTGTACTGTTTGAAAAAGGCGGCCTTCTTGATGCAGAAAAGTACTTCATTATCCTGCCTGATGCCATTGGTCACGGCCAGTCGAGCAAGCCAAGTGACGGACTCGGTGGTGCATTTCCCACCTATACCTATGACGATATGGTGCGGGCCCAGCATCAGTTGTTAACAGAGCATCTGAATGTCGATCACTTACGACTGGTAACCGGCACATCAATGGGCGGCATGTTTTCCTGGGTATGGGGCTATACCTATCCTGACTATATGGATGCCTTGATGCCACTGGCCAGTTTGCCGGTGGAGATTGCGGGTCGCAATCGCATGCTGCGTAAAATGATTATCGATGCGGTTAAAAACGATCCTGAATGGAAACAGGGCAGTTACACAACACAACCCCCTGGCCTTCGTGAGGCCATGTATCCATTGATCATGATGGTATCAAGTCCGCTCAATTACCAGTTGCAAGCGCCTACCCGGGAACAGTCAGAAACCATGCTGGATAGTATGGTTGAACGCTATGCCGGTGCAATGGATGCTAATGATTTAATCTGGGCCTTTGATGCCTCGCGCTTTTACAACCCGAAGCCTCATCTTGAAGATATTAAAGCGCCACTGCTGGCGATTAATTCAGCTGACGATCAGGTAAATCCGCCCGAGCTGGGCATTCTGGAGCAGCAAATAAAACGGGTAAAACAAGGTGCAGCGGTTACACTGCCGATTACTGAGCTAACACGGGGCCATGGCACCCATTCTATACCCAGCATATGGGGTCCCTATCTTGCGCGCTTTTTGGCCGCGACCGGAGAGCAGGCAAGTCCTGACTTTTCGCTGCTGATATCGCCGCAAGCACCGTTATGGTCACAAGCGGTACCCGCTGAGTTTACTGCGCGATTTGAGACAACCGAAGGTGCATTTGATATTGCCGTACATAAAGAGTGGGCGCCTTTGGGCGCTGATCGATTTTATCATCTGGTCAAAAATGGTTTTTACGATGGGGTATCGATCAACCGGGTGGTGGAAGGCTTTATTGCTCAGTTTGGGTTAAGCCCATCACCGCAAGTCACTGACGCGTGGGCAGATCAGGCAATTAGTGATGACCCTGTTGTTGAAAGTAATCTGCGTGGTCGCGTTGCGTTTGCTATGACAGGCCCGGACACCAGAAACACCCAGGTTTATATCAGCCTGAACGATAACAGCCGACTGGATAAAGACGGCTTCGCTGTGTTTGGCGAGGTGACGGAAGGCATGGAGGTAGTCGACCGACTTTATTCACTTTATGGCGAAACTGCGGGTGGCGGAATGCGCGGTGGAAAACAAGGGCCAATAAAGGAACAGGGTAATGCGTATTTAGACAAGCATTATCCATTACTGGACTTTATTGTTGACGCGTATATTTCCAATGAGTAG
- a CDS encoding LysR family transcriptional regulator, whose amino-acid sequence MELRPLAHFVAVYEQGSLSSASRRRFIAQPSLSAAIKQLENELGQQLFLRHARGVKATEAAEQLYPLAKQLLAQADAIHSVFSGGLKKEPFRLGVTKGLGVSRMSALLKAFTSARDALELSLVPPEDSSDARIITRDLLQQGEHYQLIWQDSYQLAVPANHPLSLQNTISINDLTDMAFIQRSPCEGCAALRHLAQQAGIKLDIRARIQTIEYALGLVSAGVGCALVPVHEELHSPDIRFVPLQGLELSREIGLAWRQQTEIISTFIKLALDSGGG is encoded by the coding sequence ATGGAATTACGTCCTCTGGCCCACTTTGTGGCGGTGTATGAACAGGGCAGCTTAAGCAGTGCCTCGCGGCGGCGCTTTATTGCTCAACCCTCGCTGTCGGCGGCGATTAAACAGCTTGAAAATGAACTGGGGCAGCAACTTTTTTTACGCCATGCCCGTGGTGTAAAAGCCACCGAAGCGGCGGAACAGCTCTATCCGCTGGCCAAGCAACTATTGGCTCAGGCCGATGCTATTCATTCGGTATTCTCCGGCGGTCTCAAAAAAGAGCCTTTCAGGCTGGGGGTCACCAAAGGGCTGGGGGTGAGCAGAATGAGTGCATTGCTTAAAGCCTTTACCTCGGCCCGTGATGCACTGGAGTTGTCACTGGTGCCGCCGGAGGATAGCAGCGACGCCAGAATCATCACCCGGGATCTGTTGCAGCAGGGCGAGCACTATCAGCTTATCTGGCAGGACAGTTACCAGTTAGCGGTGCCCGCCAATCATCCTTTGTCGTTGCAAAACACCATCAGTATCAATGACTTAACCGATATGGCCTTTATTCAGCGCAGCCCCTGCGAGGGCTGCGCGGCACTGCGCCACTTAGCCCAACAGGCCGGCATTAAGCTGGATATCCGCGCCCGTATTCAGACCATCGAATATGCCCTTGGCCTGGTCAGCGCCGGTGTGGGCTGTGCGCTGGTGCCGGTACACGAAGAGCTGCACAGCCCGGATATTCGTTTTGTACCCCTGCAGGGTCTGGAACTGAGCCGGGAAATCGGCCTGGCCTGGCGCCAGCAAACAGAAATTATCAGCACCTTTATCAAGCTGGCGCTGGATAGTGGTGGTGGCTAG
- the ggt gene encoding gamma-glutamyltransferase codes for MMLRLFILVILLVAQPVAAQTQQAAVAMPDSYSADVARQVLEDGGNAVDAAVAANFVLAVTLPEAGNIGGGGFMLIYKDNQADFLDYREKAPLAAHKDMYLDDKGNVIQEKPLYGILASGVPGAVMGMWQAHQKYGTKDWSALIKPAIELAEDGFMPHPKLVNSVKRYTRRVKQNRHGRNFDHFFGRMRDDQLFKQPKLAATLKRIAEKGPEDFYKGVTARLIAQFMQDQGGLISLEDLAGYEAKWRSPISEKWQEYQVLSAPPPSSGGLVLVQMLKMQAQLAEHFQDLEHNSARYIHLLAELGKLGFADRGEYMGDPDFYPVPTEKLLDDAYIARRAAQVSIGSISATDKVKPGLKESEDTTHYSIIDQWGNAVSNTTTINLSFGNGVVVEGAGFLLNNEMDDFSAKPGVPNFFGAIGKEANKIEPQKRMLSSMTPTILLKDNQVEMVTGSPGGTTIISSVFQSILNRVLFDMSAEELVNAPRVHHQLLPKDVIRHHPGLSARAKYQLEKMGYKLDDRRFGDLQVISRDNIGRLDAASQTSGRGKSMVF; via the coding sequence ATGATGTTAAGACTTTTTATTCTTGTAATTTTACTGGTGGCTCAGCCTGTTGCGGCACAAACACAACAGGCAGCTGTGGCCATGCCCGACAGTTACAGTGCCGATGTGGCCAGGCAGGTACTGGAAGATGGCGGCAATGCGGTAGATGCCGCGGTGGCGGCAAACTTTGTGCTGGCGGTAACCCTGCCCGAGGCCGGTAATATCGGCGGTGGCGGCTTTATGCTGATTTACAAGGATAATCAGGCTGACTTCCTAGATTATCGCGAAAAAGCGCCACTCGCTGCTCACAAGGATATGTACCTGGATGATAAGGGCAATGTGATCCAGGAAAAGCCCCTGTACGGTATTCTGGCATCGGGTGTGCCCGGTGCGGTAATGGGCATGTGGCAGGCTCACCAGAAATACGGCACAAAAGACTGGTCAGCCCTGATAAAACCGGCTATTGAGCTGGCAGAAGATGGCTTTATGCCGCACCCCAAGCTGGTGAACTCAGTCAAACGCTATACCCGACGCGTCAAGCAGAACCGCCATGGTCGTAATTTCGATCACTTCTTTGGCCGCATGCGGGACGATCAGCTTTTTAAACAGCCCAAGCTTGCCGCCACCTTAAAGCGCATTGCCGAAAAAGGCCCGGAAGATTTTTACAAGGGTGTGACCGCGCGCCTGATTGCCCAGTTTATGCAGGATCAGGGGGGACTGATCAGCCTGGAAGATTTGGCCGGATACGAGGCCAAGTGGCGCTCCCCGATCAGCGAAAAATGGCAGGAATACCAGGTTTTGTCAGCGCCCCCACCAAGCTCCGGCGGTCTGGTACTGGTGCAGATGCTGAAAATGCAGGCGCAACTGGCGGAACACTTTCAGGATCTGGAACATAATTCTGCCCGCTATATCCATTTACTGGCGGAGCTGGGCAAACTGGGTTTTGCCGACCGTGGTGAGTATATGGGTGACCCGGATTTCTACCCGGTACCCACAGAAAAATTACTCGATGATGCCTATATTGCCAGACGGGCAGCGCAGGTATCCATCGGCAGCATTTCAGCAACCGACAAGGTCAAACCCGGCCTGAAGGAAAGTGAAGATACCACCCATTACTCGATCATCGATCAATGGGGTAATGCCGTATCCAATACCACCACCATTAATCTGAGCTTCGGTAATGGCGTGGTAGTGGAAGGGGCTGGCTTTTTGCTCAACAATGAAATGGATGACTTCAGTGCCAAGCCCGGCGTGCCGAATTTCTTTGGTGCCATCGGCAAAGAAGCCAACAAGATAGAGCCGCAAAAGCGCATGCTCTCCTCAATGACACCAACCATTCTGTTAAAAGACAATCAGGTGGAGATGGTCACCGGCTCACCGGGCGGTACCACCATTATCAGCTCGGTGTTTCAGTCCATCTTAAACCGGGTGCTGTTTGACATGAGCGCCGAAGAGCTGGTGAATGCACCCCGCGTGCATCATCAGTTGTTGCCAAAAGATGTGATCCGCCATCATCCCGGCCTCTCTGCCAGGGCGAAATATCAGCTTGAAAAGATGGGCTATAAACTTGATGACAGGCGTTTCGGTGACCTGCAGGTAATCAGCCGGGACAATATCGGCAGGCTGGATGCCGCCTCACAAACCAGCGGCCGTGGTAAGTCGATGGTGTTTTAA
- the cutA gene encoding divalent-cation tolerance protein CutA, producing the protein MTVSDICLVLCTCPDNEVAGQIARAAVEQKRAACVNILPGLTSVYSWQGKVEQDSEVQLLMKTTHGNTDELYKLALSLHPYDEPEWLVIDVCGGSATYLDWIRSSTR; encoded by the coding sequence ATGACAGTATCTGATATTTGCCTGGTGCTATGCACCTGTCCCGATAATGAGGTCGCCGGTCAGATTGCCCGTGCGGCGGTGGAGCAAAAACGCGCTGCCTGTGTCAATATACTGCCCGGTTTGACCTCAGTTTATAGCTGGCAGGGCAAGGTGGAGCAGGACAGCGAAGTGCAGTTGCTGATGAAAACCACCCATGGCAATACAGATGAACTGTATAAGCTGGCGTTAAGCCTGCACCCTTATGATGAACCGGAATGGCTGGTGATCGATGTTTGTGGTGGCAGTGCCACCTACCTGGACTGGATTAGAAGTAGTACAAGATGA